One window from the genome of Sulfodiicoccus acidiphilus encodes:
- a CDS encoding sulfurtransferase TusA family protein — protein sequence MTKTLDARGMYCPGPVMETAKAMKQLNVGDVLEILATDPAAKPDIEAWARRTGNQVLEVQQQGEAVRILVRKLK from the coding sequence GTGACCAAGACCCTAGACGCCAGGGGGATGTACTGCCCTGGGCCAGTAATGGAGACCGCTAAGGCCATGAAACAACTCAACGTGGGAGACGTCCTAGAGATCTTGGCCACAGACCCCGCCGCCAAACCCGACATAGAGGCGTGGGCCAGGAGGACTGGGAACCAAGTCCTCGAGGTCCAGCAGCAGGGGGAGGCGGTGAGGATCCTCGT
- a CDS encoding DsrE/DsrF/DrsH-like family protein produces MTQKTDVGVSQTPKEEKKKLSIIVFSGTMDRLMPVGILASGAASSGYEVNLFFTFWGLQAITKKSLQSAGPQQGPKVDVNYQEFGQMMAQRMVEMKYPSWQQLLREAKEVGEVKVFACSTSMGFFNINREDLADFVDDVVGVATFLDRAQGGETLFI; encoded by the coding sequence ATGACTCAGAAAACTGACGTCGGGGTATCTCAAACCCCCAAAGAAGAGAAGAAGAAGCTCTCGATCATAGTGTTCTCTGGAACGATGGATAGGTTGATGCCAGTTGGAATACTCGCTTCAGGAGCGGCTTCGTCGGGCTACGAGGTTAACTTGTTCTTCACGTTTTGGGGCCTACAGGCCATAACCAAGAAGTCTCTCCAGTCTGCGGGTCCCCAGCAGGGGCCTAAAGTCGACGTCAACTACCAGGAGTTCGGGCAGATGATGGCTCAGAGGATGGTGGAGATGAAGTACCCGTCTTGGCAACAGCTACTCAGGGAAGCTAAGGAAGTGGGAGAGGTCAAGGTGTTCGCTTGCTCTACAAGCATGGGGTTCTTCAACATAAACAGGGAAGACCTAGCTGACTTCGTGGACGACGTAGTAGGCGTTGCCACCTTCCTAGATAGGGCCCAGGGAGGGGAAACACTGTTCATCTGA
- a CDS encoding Zn-ribbon domain-containing OB-fold protein, with the protein MAWTLNSLKLEYTKSMEEGSLPFLECGKCGHRFYYPRVTCPSCGSSVLEIRRSSGRGKVFSYTWFRTKDGRDYVYAVVEMEEGFRVYGNVEGKVDFDSPVSAEFRKVGDGVVPIFVSLNGEG; encoded by the coding sequence GTGGCCTGGACCCTTAATTCCCTGAAGCTGGAGTACACTAAGTCGATGGAGGAAGGGAGTTTGCCCTTCCTAGAGTGTGGAAAGTGTGGTCACAGATTCTACTACCCTCGGGTGACGTGCCCATCTTGCGGAAGTTCGGTACTAGAGATCCGCAGGAGCTCGGGGAGAGGAAAGGTGTTCTCTTACACGTGGTTTAGAACCAAGGACGGTAGAGATTACGTGTACGCAGTGGTGGAGATGGAGGAGGGATTCAGGGTCTATGGAAACGTGGAAGGCAAGGTGGACTTCGACTCACCAGTGTCGGCGGAGTTCAGGAAGGTCGGGGACGGAGTAGTTCCAATCTTCGTCTCCCTAAATGGCGAGGGGTAG